One Synechocystis sp. LKSZ1 genomic window, CTCTATCGCAGTGGTATCCGCAATCGAAAATATCGTTGGTGGATTATTTTGGGAACCCTGGTCTATCTCCTAAGTCCTCTGGATATCGCCCCCGATCTGTTACCGATTGTGGGACAAATCGATGATGTGGTGCTGGTGACGCTTCTCTTAACCGAAGTCTCTCAATTAGTCCTAGAGCATTTTCAAAACCGCAACCG contains:
- a CDS encoding YkvA family protein, with the translated sequence MKFSLQSLYTLYRSGIRNRKYRWWIILGTLVYLLSPLDIAPDLLPIVGQIDDVVLVTLLLTEVSQLVLEHFQNRNRASGTQEESDSTAKTVEVEVVTLD